A section of the Alkalihalobacillus sp. LMS39 genome encodes:
- the lspA gene encoding signal peptidase II produces MIYYVIAVVIILLDQLTKWIVVTSMEIGQRIPLIENVLYFTSHRNKGAAFGILEGKMWFFYIVTVIVVGFLIYYIEKEGKKSMLFGISLALMLGGAIGNFIDRVFRGEVVDFIDTFIFTYNFPIFNVADSALVVGVGLMMIKLIYDERKTKENR; encoded by the coding sequence TTGATTTATTATGTCATTGCGGTAGTTATTATTTTGCTTGATCAATTAACAAAGTGGATTGTTGTTACTTCAATGGAGATCGGTCAAAGAATTCCTTTAATTGAAAATGTCCTTTATTTTACGTCACACCGAAATAAAGGTGCAGCTTTTGGGATATTAGAAGGAAAAATGTGGTTTTTTTATATTGTGACGGTTATCGTTGTCGGATTTCTAATATACTACATAGAAAAAGAGGGAAAAAAAAGCATGCTCTTTGGCATATCACTAGCCTTAATGCTAGGAGGAGCCATTGGGAATTTTATCGACCGTGTATTCCGTGGTGAAGTGGTCGACTTTATTGATACATTTATTTTCACGTACAATTTCCCCATTTTTAATGTCGCTGATTCCGCTTTAGTGGTTGGCGTTGGATTAATGATGATTAAATTGATATACGATGAAAGGAAAACAAAGGAGAATCGTTAA
- a CDS encoding TraR/DksA C4-type zinc finger protein yields MNQQYEAIKQDLVQRQQRVEARLDETEHLGLELNIALSTGEISQYDNHPADTATDLYEREKDIALRENLKRELEDIQYSLDKMEKGTYGICEVTGKQIPAERLMANPTARTVIEHSKGELSRNRPVEEEVLGNFDKFNFDGDEENENMQFDAEDAWQAVARFNANGMIFEDSSLDETGELIGYVEEIEAFVSTDIEGYKGDDSVHFQRNIHYDQYLNEK; encoded by the coding sequence ATGAACCAACAGTATGAAGCGATTAAACAGGATTTAGTTCAACGTCAACAAAGAGTGGAAGCTCGATTAGATGAAACAGAACATCTTGGGTTAGAACTAAACATTGCCTTATCTACAGGTGAAATATCCCAATATGATAATCATCCCGCCGATACTGCAACAGATTTATATGAACGTGAAAAGGATATCGCCCTCCGAGAAAACTTAAAAAGAGAACTCGAAGATATTCAATATTCATTGGATAAAATGGAAAAAGGAACATATGGAATTTGTGAAGTAACAGGAAAACAAATACCGGCTGAAAGACTTATGGCAAATCCAACAGCGAGAACGGTTATTGAGCACTCTAAAGGGGAATTAAGTCGTAATCGGCCTGTTGAAGAAGAGGTATTAGGAAACTTTGATAAGTTTAATTTTGATGGCGACGAAGAAAATGAAAATATGCAATTTGATGCCGAAGATGCTTGGCAAGCTGTAGCAAGATTTAATGCTAACGGGATGATATTTGAAGATTCCTCACTTGATGAAACAGGGGAGTTAATCGGATATGTAGAGGAGATCGAAGCGTTTGTATCCACTGATATTGAAGGATATAAAGGTGATGACTCGGTTCATTTCCAGAGAAATATTCATTACGACCAATATTTAAATGAGAAGTAG